ATTCCAAAACCGGAAGTCAAAATCTGTCCATGTATAATTTTTCCCACTTCAACACTACCATCATTGACAGCCGCAGACACCAAAGCACCAAAAGTGTGCTCATCAGGCTCTGCATTTTCGTATCTCATTCTGTTAAAAAGCTTTGAAACTCCACTGAGATTTCCAACCATAGAATAGGCATTGATCAAGCTATTCCAAGAAACAGTATCCTTATCCTCCAACAATTCAAACAGCTCCTCTGCCTCTTCTACTCTTCTACACTTAGCGTACACGCTCAACATGCAATTCATCAGTGCAATATCCAATGTGTAACACCTTTTTATAATGCAAGAATGCAAAACATCCAAGTGCACACTCACTGTCACACCAGAGAGCATGGTCAAAATAGTAATCGAACTAGGTTGAACCCCTTCATACTGCATAGAATTATACAAAAAGAATGCATTTTCCATATCTCCAGCACGAGAATAGCACCCAATAATCGCCGTCCAGGGGACTATATTTCTCTGAGGCATCATATCAAACACCCTTCGGGCATATTGAGAGTTCTTGAGCTTTGCATAGAAATTTATCAGCGAAGAGGAAATGTAGGGGTCTGAGGAATACCCACTAACAATAAGATGTTGGTGGAGCGAGAGGCCGAGGTTGAAGAGGTTAAGGGACGTGCAAGACTTGAGAAGGGAAGGGTATGTGAAGGCATCCGGAGCCGCGGCGGTGGAGTTGAGCATGGATGCGAATATGAGGAGGGCTTGGCGGTGGAATCCTTCCACGGAGAGgcgattgattatggaattgaacCATTTCGTGGCGCTGGTCACAGTGGCGGCTACTGGTGGCGACTTCGGAGAGTGCAAGAGTTGGGGCTTGAAAGCGTTCATGGATCATGGGAACCCCTCCCCCCCATCAAATATGGCAGCTTCTGCATGAAAATATGCCCTTTCTTCTCACTTTTTAGTTTTTACAttctaaaaatttaatttaatttattaaaaaaataaataaaagcttTAATTTGCCTAAAATatcttaataaataataaaagtctattaattttttaaataaaaaaatagggAAACAAActtcaaaattaataataaaataaagagtgagtcttatgtgagaccgtatcacggatcttaatctgtgagacagatcaaccttaccaatatttacaataaaaagtaatactcttagtataaaaagtcataattttttcgtggatgacccaaataagatatccgtctcacaaatataacccATGAGATCGTGTAACACGAATTTTTgcctaaaataaattatatggtAAACCAGTAGCTAGTGTAATATGAATTGTTTGTACAATCGAAGAGCTTAATTAAAGTTAATGCCAAAAATTGGCAGTTCTCTttccaaaaaatatattttttccaaaaaaaaataaattgtctATATCTTAGAGTTCATATGAACTTATACAAATGTTCTAGATTTTGAACCAAAACTCATATTGGATAACAATTATCATAAATTTCATCTTTTCTTAATAAATCCTtcacaaaaactcttgtgaaacggtctcacagatcaatTTCGTGAGTCAATTATCTTATTTGtgtcatttatgaaaaaatattatttttttatgctaagagtattattttttattatgaatatcagtaATATTAACTTGTCCTAAAATTCATGAAACCGTCTCGTAAAATATCTATTTTGAATCATTCATAATTAACGTGACTTGTATGATATCGAATAATCACAAGGATCGTCGCTTGACaggtcaaaaataaaataaaaatagaaatacatattttaatcaaataaaaaaataaaaaaattattttattaaaattatagcGTGAGCCAACTCCGCTTAAACCTATTGCGCGGTTAATCTGCTTAGCCCCTTTGTTCCTTCTTCTTCCTATTCCCTTGTAGAATGCGAGTCCCAACCCTAATTTTGTCGAGGTCAAAATCAGCCCTTTTCGCCTCCAAATCCCTCCTTGACAAACATTTCGTCAGTATTGAATCCGTGATCTGTCCATCGCCACAAGTACACGAAAGCTACAGTGATTTTCCGCGACTATGGAGCTGGTTCCGGGCTTACCACGACGGCAGGCCTCGAGGGCCTCTGTGGAGGGGCAAGAAACTACTTGGAAAGGAGGCGCTCTTCGTTATACTGGGCCTCAAGCGATTCAAAGACGATGACGAGAAGGTCGATAAATTCATCAAAACTCACGTGTTAAGGCTCCTCAAAATGGATTTGATCGCTGTTCTAACTGAGCTCGAACGCCAGGAGGAGGTCCACCTTGCTGTCAAGGTGGTTTAATTGTTTTTGCACTCGCGCTTTGCTGTTTGCTGCCCTGATGTGTTtgagtttgttttttttttcttcatttttttagATTAAATCTAAATGAAAATCTGGTAAGTTGAGCTTCGTATGTTGGACAGTCCAATTGTGGGGCTGCTTtgtcatttaaaatttttaagttgcatCTATTAGGTCTGGTATACTGGAAAAATTGGTTGGTTCTACCGCAAAGAGAGTACACAGTTCAATCCCCATGAGTTGCTTGGTGTCAGTAATTATTTTGAAGGGACTATTGGAGAGCGTTAACTATATTCTGTATGACCATCTAAGATGTTCTATgtgtatatttatttatttgtgtaGTATTGATAGAAAGTGGCATTTGGACTGTTATACACACTAAAATATTTGAGGTACCATTATCATCAGTTTTGATTTTTGGCATAGTGATTGAAAATGGGTTGCTAAATATTTGTTAAAAGTCGTCTTTTTTTTACTGAGATGAGGAAATGTAGGGCATTAGACTGATGGGGCTGTTTATTTATTGATCAAGTCTTAAAAGGGTTTCTCTTCTTGAAATATATTTAGCAAGATTTCAGAATTAGCTGCTCATTAGAACCTTCAGGTGCAGTACAATACTTATTAAAAAGTTTCTGGAGATAGCTGGATGCATTTCCATAGCTTTTGAGGATATGGATTATCAGGTAATGTTTTACTGGATTAAAAAGTTGTCTACCAATAGATCATAGATATCTGCAAAAGAGTTAATGGTAGTGAGGAAAAGAACATTGAGCGCAAGTGTTTTTTGGCTTCATTTTCTCAGTAGGTTGTAGGTTATCCAGGTCGCTAATGATCTCAGCTCCAATTAACCtcaaatatcaaataaactTGAAACATCGGTTAACAAATTCAGTTATGCAATTGGAAAGCCAATTTGAGTAGAGAACTTTACTCAACTGGTTTTCAGACAAATCCTCGATGAGCCGGAGGCATTAAACTCTTTCTTTATCTAATGGTTCATGTTATTATACCTTTCTACTATACTTACAGCGTTTTAGCAATATCTTGACTCATGATCAAATATCATACTTTCAGATGTTTAAGGTGATTCAAAAACAAGACTGGTATAAACCGGATGTTTTCCTATACAAGGATTTGATTGTAGCATTGGCTAGGCGCAAAAAAATGGATGATGTGATGGAGTTATGGGAAAGTATGAAAAAGGAAAAGTTGTTCCCCGATTCTCAAACTTACACTGAAGTTATTCGGGGTTTCTTACAGTATGGTTCTCCTGCTGATGCAATGAACATATATGAGGACATGAAGAAGTCACCTGATCTACCCGAACAATTGCCATTCAGGATATTGTTAAAGGGGCTTCTGCCGCATCCCTTGTTAAGGAATAGGGTCAAACAAGACTTCGAGGAAATTTTTCCTGATCAACATGTTTATGATCCTCCACAGGAGATATTTGGACTACGATGAGGTTTCTTCGATGTGGTTTATTTGTTGCAGTTTTTATTAATTGTAACCTAACCCTCCATTCTTATGACCTCAACCAGCACAACAGAGAAGATGTATTTTTTTAAGGTGAGGAATCTATAGTAGTTTGATTCTCAAGGGTTTATTGATTTGTAATGTTGCTTTGGTTTcggatatatataaataaataacataacTGCAGTATGTCAATGTGTCATTCGTCAACATGAAACAAGAGATGAACAAATTGTTGAAGCAAAAGATTCgagattttttaaatttaatactAAAGAACTATAAAAGCTCTTGAGCtatcaaataatattattttggcTATAATTTACTCAGAAATACTTTGTATTATGCTTGTCATATGTTACAATTTCACGATCCCGAATGTGAGTATAGTTCGAGGGTTGCTCGTACTTGGAGTGCAAGATTTTAGCAATATGATAATATAACGTGGACAACAAAAAGATTCTTGACTGAGTCCATTTCTCatgtattttcttttgttttatgATAAATTGGTAAAGGGTCAACAACAAAGCTTCCACTtatttaaaaaggaaaaagataAAACAATATCAAACATATGGTAACTCGGCCGCAAGTTTCAATAGTTGTTTGAGATATACAAAGGGATGCATTTAAGTACTAGGGAACGTGTGTATCTGGGGTACTAATATATAATCATAGCCCAACACGAGTTTTTATCATTCTACAACGTATATTAAATTGATCAATAATTAGATTACCCTGTTTCACGTATATAATGTTTGCCAACTTCGTGCTTTCACGTTGAGAAATGAATCCTCAAAATCAGACCGAATAATGAATGGAAAATGAGGGCTATATGCTTATACTGTTAACATGGATCCCACGACTGTGCACATTTTCCTTGCTATTTATCAATGTCCCCAGTGTTCTTCATGTCAAACATCGACCATGGCGAAGCCGAGGTCTTTCTTTCTATTTTCTTGGCTGTTAGTCTTTTGCATGCTAACTTTCAGGGCTCATTCATCCCAAAAGAGTTCCAAGAAGTCGTCATTTACGTCAACATTTAAGGTAATGAACAAAATAGATTCTTGTTGGAGATCCAACCCCAACTGGGCTAAGAACCGCCAGTCATTGGCTGACTGCGCGGTTGGTTTTGGATGCGGAGCAATGGGAGGGAAGAATGGTGCCATTTATGTGGTAACGGACGCTTCAGACGACCCTGTGAATCCCAAAGCAGGCTCGTTGCGTTATGGTGCGATTCAGGCTCAACCACTTTGGATCATATTTGAAGGGGACATGACTATTACACTTAAGAATGAACTGATGGTGAACAGTTACAAAACAATTGATGGTAGGGGTGCTAAAGTCGAAATAACCGGAGGTCCCTGTATTAGTATAGATTATGTGAGCCATGTTATAGTCCATGGGATTAGCATACATGATTGCAAGCCCGGGAAGAGGGGTATGGTCCGGAGCACACCCGATCATGTTGGTGAAAGGCTTGGCAGTGATGGAGATTCCATTAGTATCTTCGCATCATCTAACATTTGGATCGATCATTGCTACCTTGCTCGTGCAACAGATGGTCTCGTTGACATTATACATGGCTCTACTGGTATAACTGTTTCCAACAATTACTTCACTCAACATGATAAGGTACGTCAACTCGCACTGATTTTAAAATTTCTACAGTTGAGAGGGACGACTTCAAGTAAtgatgcatgtatatatatatatatatatatatatatatatatatatatatatatatatatatatatatattcatattaCTGAAATGAATATCTTTGGAAATACATTTTGCAGAATAATGGAGCGCAAATCTGTtatatatgaaaattttatgatttCAGGTGATGTTACTCGGGCATCAAGATGGATTTGCGGCCGACAGGGTAATGAAAGTTACCGTGGTTTTCAACCACTTTGGCCCTGGATTGATTCAAAGGATGCCAAGGTATATGTTCAAGGATGTTATGTGAGTTAAAGTTAAGCCCAAAACTCTTAACAATCCCACTTGAAATCAATGAGCGGCATAAAAATTTGAT
This Primulina eburnea isolate SZY01 chromosome 2, ASM2296580v1, whole genome shotgun sequence DNA region includes the following protein-coding sequences:
- the LOC140822245 gene encoding putative pectate lyase 2, whose translation is MDPTTVHIFLAIYQCPQCSSCQTSTMAKPRSFFLFSWLLVFCMLTFRAHSSQKSSKKSSFTSTFKVMNKIDSCWRSNPNWAKNRQSLADCAVGFGCGAMGGKNGAIYVVTDASDDPVNPKAGSLRYGAIQAQPLWIIFEGDMTITLKNELMVNSYKTIDGRGAKVEITGGPCISIDYVSHVIVHGISIHDCKPGKRGMVRSTPDHVGERLGSDGDSISIFASSNIWIDHCYLARATDGLVDIIHGSTGITVSNNYFTQHDKVMLLGHQDGFAADRVMKVTVVFNHFGPGLIQRMPRVRTGYAHVANNRYDQWLMYAIGGSSDPTILSEGNYFVASNYAYAKQVTKRETNNGWKNWKWRSTNDVFINGAYFVPSGYGSCSPNYSGQQYFAAARGSLVPALTSDAGPLRCRLNIKC
- the LOC140822260 gene encoding protein THYLAKOID ASSEMBLY 8-like, chloroplastic isoform X1; this translates as MRVPTLILSRSKSALFASKSLLDKHFVSIESVICPSPQVHESYSDFPRLWSWFRAYHDGRPRGPLWRGKKLLGKEALFVILGLKRFKDDDEKVDKFIKTHVLRLLKMDLIAVLTELERQEEVHLAVKMFKVIQKQDWYKPDVFLYKDLIVALARRKKMDDVMELWESMKKEKLFPDSQTYTEVIRGFLQYGSPADAMNIYEDMKKSPDLPEQLPFRILLKGLLPHPLLRNRVKQDFEEIFPDQHVYDPPQEIFGLR
- the LOC140822260 gene encoding protein THYLAKOID ASSEMBLY 8-like, chloroplastic isoform X2; amino-acid sequence: MDYQMFKVIQKQDWYKPDVFLYKDLIVALARRKKMDDVMELWESMKKEKLFPDSQTYTEVIRGFLQYGSPADAMNIYEDMKKSPDLPEQLPFRILLKGLLPHPLLRNRVKQDFEEIFPDQHVYDPPQEIFGLR